A region from the Halosolutus gelatinilyticus genome encodes:
- a CDS encoding DEAD/DEAH box helicase yields MAATDEDGSQPTIEHPLLAPDFLERRLYQLKLAGTAANHHTLVCLPTGLGKTTVSLLVTARRLDEVGGKSLMLAPTKPLVQQHADFYREALQISDEEIVVFTGDVSPDDRAELWDEATVVMATPQVIENDLVGSRLSLADVTHVTFDECHRATGDYAYNYIAERYHADAREPLVTGMSASPGGDEEAILEVCENLGLQEVEVMTEEDADVSEFTHDTDVEWERIDLPDEVLEIRDALNEVIKDRLEKLKELGVAKSTQPDQSQKDLNRMRAELQQLINNDQSEGFKGMSVHAEVMKLRQAVTLVETQSVEALRRYFDRQRNQARSSGASKASQRMVSDPRVREAMRNAENFDELHPKYRKARMLLAETLGLDGGDRVIVFTESRDTAEALTDFLSESFDAKRFVGQGDREGSDGMTQKQQQEVLDDFRAGEFEVLVSTSVAEEGLDVPEVDLVLFYEPVPTAIRSIQRKGRTGRQSEGRVVVLMAEDTRDEAYFWISRRREKEMESELRELKGMADEIEQELDAAQQSLAAFDTGAEVESNGGKSHDGNEYSSGNEGVSNQPGLQEFGSSHSESGTDVDGGPNDGADQDGEAVEDDGDVETPVPHAEGDAVEIVADQREMDANIARDLSRREEIEVRLETLDVGDYVCSDRVVVERKSVADFVDSLVGSDRSIFEQVGAMARHYSRPIVVVEGDGLYEQRDVHPNAVRGALSSLAVDFGASLLRTEDEADTTELLAVIAGREQELSDREVSVHGEKQSKTLAEQQEYVVSSIAEIGPVTARSLLEEFGTVEAVMIATEGELQEADGVGQVTAERIRDVIGSEYIG; encoded by the coding sequence ATGGCAGCGACGGACGAGGACGGGAGCCAGCCGACGATCGAGCATCCGCTGCTCGCACCCGACTTCCTCGAGCGCCGACTCTACCAGTTGAAACTCGCCGGAACGGCCGCGAACCACCACACGCTCGTCTGTCTTCCGACGGGGTTGGGGAAGACGACCGTGAGCCTGCTCGTGACGGCGCGGCGCCTCGACGAGGTCGGCGGGAAGTCGCTGATGCTCGCCCCCACGAAGCCGCTCGTCCAGCAGCACGCGGACTTCTACCGCGAAGCGTTGCAGATCTCGGACGAGGAGATCGTCGTCTTCACGGGCGACGTCAGCCCGGACGATCGGGCCGAACTGTGGGACGAGGCGACGGTCGTGATGGCCACGCCGCAGGTGATCGAGAACGATCTGGTGGGGAGCCGGCTCTCGCTGGCCGACGTCACGCACGTCACGTTCGACGAGTGTCACCGAGCGACCGGCGACTACGCGTACAACTACATCGCCGAGCGCTACCACGCCGACGCCCGCGAGCCGCTCGTGACGGGCATGTCGGCCTCCCCCGGCGGCGACGAGGAGGCGATCCTCGAAGTCTGTGAAAACCTCGGCCTCCAGGAAGTCGAGGTGATGACCGAGGAGGACGCCGACGTCTCGGAGTTCACTCACGACACCGACGTCGAGTGGGAGCGCATCGACCTCCCCGACGAGGTGCTGGAGATCCGGGACGCGCTGAACGAGGTGATCAAAGACCGCCTGGAGAAGCTAAAAGAGCTCGGAGTGGCCAAATCGACTCAGCCCGACCAGTCCCAGAAGGACTTGAACCGGATGCGCGCGGAACTCCAGCAACTGATCAACAACGACCAGTCGGAGGGGTTCAAGGGGATGTCCGTCCACGCGGAGGTGATGAAGCTCCGCCAGGCCGTCACCCTCGTCGAAACGCAGAGCGTCGAGGCGCTGCGACGGTACTTCGATCGCCAGCGCAACCAGGCCCGATCGTCCGGCGCCTCGAAGGCCAGCCAGCGAATGGTCTCCGACCCGCGGGTTCGCGAGGCCATGCGAAACGCCGAGAACTTCGACGAGTTGCACCCGAAGTACCGCAAGGCGCGGATGCTCCTCGCCGAGACCCTGGGCCTCGACGGCGGCGATCGCGTCATCGTCTTCACCGAGTCCCGCGACACGGCGGAGGCGCTGACGGACTTCCTCTCGGAGAGCTTCGACGCGAAACGGTTCGTCGGCCAGGGCGATCGCGAGGGCTCCGACGGGATGACCCAGAAGCAACAACAGGAAGTGCTCGACGACTTCCGGGCCGGCGAGTTCGAGGTCCTCGTCTCGACGTCCGTCGCCGAGGAGGGCCTGGACGTGCCGGAGGTCGACCTCGTCCTGTTCTACGAACCCGTTCCGACAGCGATCCGATCGATCCAGCGCAAGGGTCGGACGGGCCGCCAGTCCGAGGGTCGCGTCGTCGTCCTCATGGCCGAGGACACCCGCGACGAGGCGTACTTCTGGATCTCCCGCCGCCGCGAGAAGGAGATGGAGTCGGAACTGCGCGAACTGAAGGGGATGGCCGACGAGATCGAGCAGGAACTCGACGCCGCCCAGCAGTCGCTCGCCGCGTTCGATACCGGAGCGGAAGTAGAGAGCAACGGTGGGAAATCGCACGACGGAAACGAGTATTCCAGCGGAAACGAGGGGGTTTCGAATCAACCCGGGTTGCAGGAGTTCGGAAGTTCTCACTCGGAATCGGGTACCGACGTGGACGGCGGACCGAACGACGGAGCGGACCAGGACGGCGAAGCTGTCGAGGATGACGGGGACGTCGAGACGCCCGTCCCGCACGCCGAGGGCGATGCGGTCGAGATCGTCGCCGACCAGCGCGAGATGGACGCCAACATCGCTCGCGACCTCTCGCGTCGCGAGGAGATCGAGGTTCGCCTCGAGACGCTGGACGTGGGCGACTACGTCTGCTCCGATCGGGTCGTCGTCGAGCGCAAGTCTGTCGCGGACTTCGTCGACTCGCTCGTCGGGAGCGACCGATCGATCTTCGAGCAGGTCGGCGCGATGGCACGGCACTACTCGCGGCCGATCGTGGTCGTCGAGGGCGACGGGCTGTACGAACAGCGGGACGTCCACCCGAACGCGGTACGCGGGGCGCTGTCGAGCCTGGCGGTCGACTTCGGCGCGAGCCTCCTCCGAACCGAGGACGAGGCGGACACCACCGAACTGCTCGCGGTGATCGCCGGCCGCGAACAGGAGTTGAGCGATCGGGAGGTGTCGGTCCACGGCGAGAAGCAGTCGAAGACGCTGGCCGAACAGCAGGAGTACGTCGTCTCCTCGATCGCCGAGATCGGTCCCGTGACGGCGCGATCGCTGCTCGAAGAGTTCGGCACCGTCGAGGCGGTGATGATCGCGACCGAAGGGGAGCTACAGGAGGCTGACGGCGTCGGGCAGGTGACCGCCGAGCGGATTCGCGACGTGATCGGTAGCGAGTACATCGGCTAG
- a CDS encoding ABC transporter permease subunit translates to MSAHVASQSSFASTIVERRTSGALTVVLGLPLSRREVVLGTFLGRSIIISTAVVASMLVAVPVGLVLGVTVDPTRLVGVAIVLALFGVTCTALAVAISAVVRTTTRATVAAFGVFVLCYFQLWDSIPQTALYVRHGFSFPETTPEWVPFVSALNPVAAYTHLLSGLFPDLNPATFVSPPSEPAVYQEPAFALVVLGGWIAAAMGVGYWRFRATDL, encoded by the coding sequence GTGAGCGCCCACGTCGCGTCGCAGTCGTCGTTCGCGTCGACGATCGTCGAGCGGCGAACGAGCGGTGCGCTCACCGTCGTCCTCGGGTTGCCGCTCTCCCGGCGCGAGGTCGTCCTCGGAACGTTCCTCGGCCGGAGCATCATCATTTCGACGGCGGTCGTCGCCTCGATGCTCGTCGCCGTGCCGGTCGGCCTGGTGCTGGGCGTGACGGTCGACCCGACCAGACTCGTCGGTGTCGCGATAGTGCTTGCCCTGTTCGGCGTTACCTGTACCGCCCTCGCCGTCGCCATCTCGGCCGTCGTTCGAACGACGACGCGGGCGACGGTCGCCGCGTTCGGGGTCTTCGTTCTCTGTTACTTCCAGCTGTGGGATTCGATCCCGCAGACCGCCCTGTACGTCCGGCACGGCTTTTCGTTCCCCGAGACGACGCCGGAGTGGGTACCGTTCGTGTCGGCGCTGAATCCGGTCGCCGCCTACACGCACCTGCTCTCGGGGCTGTTCCCCGACCTCAACCCGGCGACGTTCGTCAGTCCGCCGTCAGAGCCGGCGGTCTATCAGGAACCGGCGTTCGCACTCGTCGTGCTCGGCGGGTGGATCGCCGCCGCGATGGGGGTCGGTTACTGGCGGTTCCGGGCGACCGACCTCTAG
- a CDS encoding dolichol kinase — protein sequence MADELKRRLVHASGSGLVALYLLANWFDLGLTWRRFQVLMVVLALGAIGLEFLRLRVGLDWSIYDKLTREYEQDQFAGYGYYMVSMTIVVLLFPDVVALPAMLMLAIGDPISGAVSDDTLKRFKGPKVFGTMFVVSAALAAPFLSEHPLAVVAAALGATIADGVTLSIGEYIVDDNLTIPIYAGVLAWLAIEFGPV from the coding sequence ATGGCCGACGAATTGAAGCGACGACTGGTACACGCGAGTGGATCTGGACTGGTCGCCCTCTATCTGCTCGCGAACTGGTTCGATCTCGGTCTCACCTGGCGACGGTTTCAGGTTCTGATGGTGGTCCTCGCGCTCGGAGCGATCGGTCTCGAGTTCCTCCGACTGCGCGTCGGCCTCGACTGGTCGATCTACGACAAACTGACCCGGGAGTACGAACAGGACCAGTTCGCCGGCTACGGCTACTACATGGTCAGCATGACGATCGTCGTGCTGCTCTTTCCCGACGTGGTCGCCCTCCCCGCAATGTTGATGCTCGCGATCGGCGACCCGATCAGCGGCGCGGTCTCGGACGACACGCTCAAGCGGTTTAAGGGGCCGAAAGTGTTCGGCACGATGTTCGTCGTGAGCGCCGCGCTCGCCGCACCCTTTCTCTCCGAGCACCCCCTCGCCGTCGTCGCCGCCGCGCTCGGCGCGACGATCGCCGACGGCGTGACGCTCTCGATCGGCGAGTACATCGTCGACGACAACCTGACGATCCCGATCTACGCCGGCGTGCTCGCCTGGCTTGCGATCGAGTTCGGGCCCGTCTGA
- a CDS encoding HalOD1 output domain-containing protein: MSEYTTHFDSTSVQLSGDDSVGYDPTTGTFHTQFDADGDSNSIVVAIVDTVATVTNSDPISLPPLFATVDPEALAALVTSAREGPIEVNFSYEDCRVTVSSHGTVVVEPPGA, translated from the coding sequence ATGAGCGAGTACACGACCCACTTCGATTCCACCTCCGTTCAGTTGTCCGGTGATGACAGCGTGGGTTACGATCCCACCACGGGAACGTTCCACACCCAGTTCGACGCGGACGGCGACTCGAATTCGATCGTCGTCGCGATCGTCGACACAGTGGCGACCGTCACGAACAGCGATCCGATCTCCCTGCCGCCGCTTTTCGCGACCGTCGATCCCGAGGCGCTCGCCGCCCTCGTAACGTCGGCTCGGGAGGGACCCATCGAAGTGAATTTTTCGTACGAAGACTGTCGAGTGACCGTTTCGAGCCACGGAACCGTCGTCGTCGAGCCGCCGGGGGCGTGA
- a CDS encoding bacterio-opsin activator domain-containing protein: MTDPMPGDLRDDETAERPADRPTGTPPEAVARRIFDASPGSTVVVNPAGAIVFANERASETLGLSRERLTGRAYDPSEWTIYHDDGTPVSEDQHPVTRALETGEPEYEFEHWIELPDGSERWLSTSAAPVLDEAGAVEYVVVSFEDVTALKRREKRLTSDHVRRLEFRADQSAVPPSLRVDGGETRVEVDSVVSLPDETAVQYMGTSDLSASDFVTAVEEVPHYLDARLLSSIEGYSRIEAHAESETVAQVFTLFGGRPREIIIAPDEVRFLGELPGDVDPRLAADGIRRFHPDVELVSEELVYSPHLLYDVVADALTDRQFAALDAAYFGGYFDTPRTSTGDELADRFGVTRQTFNQHLRKAQRTVFRHLFEKSGADAR; encoded by the coding sequence ATGACCGACCCGATGCCGGGTGACCTTCGAGACGACGAGACTGCCGAACGTCCTGCGGACCGGCCCACGGGCACGCCCCCCGAAGCGGTCGCTCGGCGCATCTTCGACGCGAGTCCGGGCAGCACCGTCGTGGTCAATCCGGCGGGAGCGATCGTCTTCGCGAACGAGCGCGCGTCGGAAACGCTCGGCCTGTCGCGCGAGCGGCTCACCGGCCGAGCGTACGACCCGTCCGAGTGGACCATCTACCACGACGACGGGACGCCCGTTTCCGAGGACCAACATCCCGTCACGCGCGCCCTCGAAACGGGCGAGCCCGAGTACGAATTCGAACACTGGATCGAACTGCCGGACGGATCCGAGCGGTGGCTGTCGACCAGCGCGGCGCCCGTGCTGGACGAGGCGGGAGCGGTCGAGTACGTCGTCGTCTCGTTCGAGGACGTGACGGCCTTGAAGCGACGCGAAAAACGGCTGACCAGCGATCACGTCCGACGTCTCGAGTTTCGCGCGGACCAGTCCGCGGTCCCGCCGTCGCTTCGCGTCGACGGCGGCGAGACGCGGGTCGAGGTCGACTCGGTCGTCTCGCTGCCGGACGAAACGGCGGTCCAGTACATGGGGACGTCGGATCTCTCCGCGAGCGACTTCGTCACCGCCGTCGAAGAGGTTCCCCACTATCTCGACGCCCGATTGCTCAGTTCGATCGAGGGGTACAGTCGAATCGAAGCCCACGCGGAGTCGGAGACGGTGGCGCAGGTGTTCACGCTGTTCGGCGGCCGCCCCCGAGAAATCATCATCGCTCCCGACGAAGTCAGGTTCCTCGGCGAGCTTCCGGGGGACGTCGATCCCCGGCTGGCCGCGGACGGGATTCGGCGATTTCACCCCGACGTCGAACTGGTATCCGAAGAACTCGTCTACTCCCCACACCTGTTGTACGACGTCGTCGCAGACGCGCTCACCGATCGACAGTTCGCAGCGCTCGACGCCGCGTACTTCGGCGGCTACTTCGACACGCCGCGGACCAGCACCGGCGACGAACTCGCGGATCGGTTCGGCGTCACGCGCCAGACGTTCAACCAGCACCTCCGTAAGGCCCAACGAACCGTCTTCCGTCACCTCTTCGAGAAGTCCGGCGCTGATGCACGTTGA
- a CDS encoding acetamidase/formamidase family protein, with protein sequence MSSEKRDDAVDHRIDAEDDTVHSAWDNGLEPVRTIEPGDVVRASCRDATNGQLDPDSTAADVPDLDIDPVHALTGPIAVDGARPGDVLQVELLDVEHEGWGYTAVLPGAMDLGILADEFPEPALHVWDLDGDVGRFVNGIEVPLNPFPGIVGVAPAADGAHSTFPPRSVGGNMDVKHLTAGSTLYLPVAVADALLSIGDCHAAQGDGEVCGTGIEAPMTVTFRVDVRSDLSIEQPQFETAGPFTPTGRDEQMYGTTGIADDMMEAARLAVRHMVDHLHDERGLRRSEAYILCSAAVDLKISEAVNAPNWVVSAYLPERIFPQERRRPTASE encoded by the coding sequence ATGTCGAGTGAGAAGCGAGACGACGCGGTGGATCACCGGATCGACGCCGAAGATGATACCGTTCACAGCGCGTGGGATAATGGGCTCGAGCCGGTGCGGACGATCGAACCGGGCGATGTCGTTCGCGCGTCGTGCAGAGACGCGACGAACGGGCAACTCGATCCCGACTCGACGGCCGCGGACGTTCCGGATCTGGACATCGACCCCGTGCATGCGCTGACCGGCCCGATCGCGGTCGACGGCGCTCGACCGGGCGACGTCCTCCAGGTCGAACTGCTCGACGTCGAGCACGAAGGCTGGGGGTACACGGCCGTCCTTCCGGGGGCCATGGATCTCGGGATCCTGGCGGACGAGTTTCCGGAGCCGGCGCTCCACGTCTGGGACCTCGACGGCGACGTCGGTCGCTTCGTGAACGGGATCGAGGTTCCGCTGAACCCGTTCCCCGGCATCGTCGGCGTCGCACCCGCGGCGGACGGCGCTCACAGCACGTTCCCGCCGCGGTCGGTCGGCGGAAACATGGACGTCAAGCACCTCACGGCGGGCTCGACGCTGTACCTTCCCGTCGCGGTCGCGGACGCACTGCTCAGTATCGGCGACTGCCACGCCGCCCAAGGAGACGGCGAGGTCTGCGGGACCGGCATCGAGGCGCCGATGACGGTCACGTTCCGGGTCGACGTCCGTTCGGACCTATCGATCGAGCAGCCACAGTTCGAAACCGCCGGCCCGTTCACGCCGACCGGGCGGGACGAGCAGATGTACGGGACGACGGGGATCGCCGACGACATGATGGAGGCGGCCAGACTGGCCGTCCGACACATGGTCGATCACCTGCACGACGAGCGCGGACTGCGGCGGAGCGAGGCCTACATCCTGTGTTCGGCGGCGGTCGATCTGAAAATCAGCGAAGCGGTCAACGCTCCGAACTGGGTCGTCTCCGCGTACCTTCCGGAGCGCATCTTCCCCCAGGAGCGCCGTCGACCGACCGCAAGCGAGTGA
- a CDS encoding DoxX family protein, producing MFGPTGADVAFLLARVLFGGVLAFTGLNHFTDTDAMADYAEFKGLPAPRAAVLASGGLLVFGGLSIVLGVFPAIGAGALAVFLLVSGVTMHDFWAVDEEETQDEMTHFLKNVYGAAGALAFLAVASAPWPYAINVGL from the coding sequence ATGTTCGGGCCCACGGGCGCCGACGTCGCGTTCCTGCTCGCCCGCGTCCTCTTCGGCGGCGTGCTCGCGTTCACGGGGCTGAACCACTTCACGGATACGGACGCAATGGCCGACTACGCCGAGTTCAAGGGGCTTCCGGCGCCGCGCGCCGCTGTGCTGGCGAGCGGCGGCCTGCTCGTCTTCGGCGGCCTCTCGATCGTCCTCGGCGTCTTCCCGGCGATCGGCGCCGGCGCCCTAGCCGTCTTCCTGCTCGTCTCGGGGGTCACGATGCACGACTTCTGGGCGGTCGACGAGGAGGAGACGCAAGACGAGATGACTCACTTCCTGAAGAACGTTTACGGCGCCGCCGGGGCGCTGGCGTTCCTCGCCGTCGCGAGCGCGCCGTGGCCCTACGCGATCAACGTCGGCCTGTAA
- the glyS gene encoding glycine--tRNA ligase has translation MSDQRTTPRSADEATSEKLVELAKRRGYFFQSSGAYGGVGGFYTFGPQGAALKGNVEDAWRDRFAVAEGNMEIDAPTIMPEPVFEASGHLDTFDDMLVECPECGESHRADHVVEDNTEYEDAESLPIPEVEEVIAEYELVCPNCGAGLAGQAVEAFNLMFATNIGPGDSQPGYLRPETAQGIFVEFPRLKEYARNQLPFGVTQIGRAYRNEISPRRSIIRTREFTQAELEYFIDPETDEPDLSAVEDVEVTLYPASEQQADDGEEIQTTIGAAVEEEIIGSPWVAYFLGVAKPWYESVGVDMDRFRFRQHLSGERAHYAADCWDAEGEIDGNWIELAGFAYRSDYDLSKHAEHSDDRFTIFTQYDEPKTVERAAVDPDMSYLGPEFGGDAQAVVSELEALAARDRSAFDGDTVDVDLDGETHELPVEKTGFAVEERTEAGEHVVPHVVEPSFGVDRLVYTVLHHAYREDEVDGEERTFLQLDPEVAPTFVGVFPLQSDGDLEDEARAIAAELREAGLSVAYDDSGNIGRRYRRQDEVGTPFCVTVDYESLEDEAVTVRERDSTDQKRLPIEDLPETLSALRAGEFAFEDL, from the coding sequence ATGAGTGACCAACGAACGACGCCGCGGAGCGCGGACGAGGCGACGAGCGAGAAACTGGTCGAACTGGCCAAGCGGCGGGGCTACTTCTTCCAGTCCAGCGGCGCCTACGGCGGCGTCGGCGGCTTCTACACCTTCGGTCCGCAGGGCGCCGCGCTGAAGGGCAACGTCGAGGACGCCTGGCGCGATCGGTTCGCCGTCGCCGAGGGCAACATGGAGATCGACGCCCCGACGATCATGCCCGAACCCGTCTTCGAGGCCTCGGGCCACCTGGACACCTTCGACGACATGCTCGTCGAGTGTCCGGAGTGCGGCGAGAGCCACCGCGCGGACCACGTCGTCGAGGACAACACCGAGTACGAGGACGCCGAGAGCCTCCCCATCCCCGAGGTCGAGGAGGTCATCGCCGAGTACGAACTCGTCTGCCCGAACTGCGGTGCGGGACTCGCGGGCCAGGCCGTCGAGGCGTTCAACCTCATGTTCGCGACGAACATCGGCCCCGGCGACTCCCAGCCCGGCTACCTCCGCCCCGAGACGGCCCAGGGTATCTTCGTCGAGTTCCCGCGCCTGAAGGAGTACGCCCGCAACCAGCTTCCCTTCGGCGTCACCCAGATCGGCCGCGCGTATCGGAACGAGATCAGCCCCCGCCGATCGATCATTCGCACGCGCGAGTTCACTCAGGCCGAACTCGAGTACTTCATCGATCCCGAAACCGACGAGCCCGACCTCTCGGCGGTCGAAGACGTCGAGGTCACGCTGTACCCCGCGAGCGAGCAGCAGGCCGACGACGGCGAGGAGATCCAGACGACGATCGGCGCGGCCGTCGAGGAGGAGATCATTGGCAGTCCGTGGGTCGCGTACTTCCTCGGCGTCGCCAAGCCGTGGTACGAGTCGGTCGGCGTCGACATGGACCGGTTCCGGTTCCGCCAGCACCTCTCGGGCGAGCGCGCCCACTACGCCGCGGACTGCTGGGACGCCGAGGGCGAGATCGACGGCAACTGGATCGAACTCGCCGGCTTCGCCTACCGCAGCGACTACGACCTCTCGAAGCACGCCGAACACTCCGACGATCGGTTCACGATCTTCACGCAGTACGACGAACCGAAGACGGTCGAGCGCGCCGCGGTCGACCCCGACATGAGCTACCTGGGTCCCGAGTTCGGCGGCGACGCCCAAGCCGTCGTGTCGGAGCTCGAGGCGCTCGCGGCCCGCGATCGATCGGCCTTTGACGGCGACACCGTCGACGTCGACCTCGACGGCGAGACTCACGAACTCCCCGTCGAGAAAACCGGCTTCGCCGTCGAGGAACGGACGGAGGCGGGCGAGCACGTCGTCCCCCACGTCGTCGAACCCTCCTTCGGCGTCGATCGACTCGTCTACACGGTCCTGCATCACGCCTACCGCGAGGACGAGGTCGACGGCGAGGAGCGCACCTTCCTGCAACTCGATCCCGAGGTCGCGCCCACATTCGTCGGCGTCTTCCCGCTCCAAAGCGACGGCGACCTCGAAGACGAGGCGCGGGCGATCGCCGCGGAACTGCGCGAGGCCGGCCTGTCGGTCGCGTACGACGACTCGGGCAACATCGGCCGCCGCTACCGCCGCCAGGACGAGGTCGGCACGCCGTTCTGCGTCACGGTGGATTACGAAAGCCTCGAAGACGAGGCCGTCACCGTGCGCGAGCGCGACTCGACCGACCAGAAGCGACTCCCGATCGAGGACCTGCCGGAGACGCTGTCGGCGCTTCGCGCCGGCGAGTTCGCGTTCGAGGATCTGTAG
- a CDS encoding CBS domain-containing protein, whose product MNVADAMTPREDVVTAELPGTRSDVLEYLQERSFSSVPVIKSTGDGPEYRGLISRETLIDQPDEDQLVMLMEEVPTTTAETALDDLARLMVEEGARRVPVVDGEFEGIVTVTDVIHAIATGDQETDGTVEAYASENVNTTYEGAPLTVAERELSYANVPYTVALDGDGRMSGVLTEVDIIDVARIVEGEEETGDNFGDQDDEWSWEGIKAVGSRYLPTRDIEIPNKPVREFMSDDVVTASSQTSIQDAAQRMISNDIEQIPMVTGEDLVGIVCDVDLLEALYE is encoded by the coding sequence ATGAACGTAGCTGACGCGATGACACCTCGCGAGGACGTGGTGACCGCCGAACTGCCGGGTACCCGATCGGACGTCCTCGAGTACCTGCAAGAGCGGTCGTTCTCGTCCGTTCCGGTCATCAAATCGACCGGCGACGGCCCCGAGTACAGAGGACTGATCTCGCGGGAGACCCTGATCGACCAGCCCGACGAGGACCAGTTAGTGATGCTGATGGAGGAGGTGCCGACCACCACGGCCGAGACGGCACTCGACGACCTCGCGCGGTTGATGGTCGAGGAGGGCGCGCGCCGCGTCCCCGTCGTGGACGGGGAGTTCGAGGGAATCGTCACGGTGACGGACGTGATCCACGCGATCGCGACGGGCGATCAGGAGACCGACGGCACCGTCGAGGCCTACGCCAGCGAGAACGTGAACACGACCTACGAGGGCGCGCCCCTGACCGTCGCCGAGCGAGAACTCTCCTACGCGAACGTCCCGTACACGGTCGCGCTGGACGGCGACGGCAGGATGAGCGGCGTCCTGACGGAGGTCGACATCATCGACGTCGCGCGCATCGTCGAGGGAGAGGAGGAGACGGGCGACAACTTCGGCGACCAGGACGACGAGTGGTCCTGGGAGGGGATCAAGGCCGTCGGCAGCCGCTACCTCCCGACGCGAGATATCGAGATCCCGAACAAGCCGGTTCGGGAGTTCATGAGCGACGATGTGGTGACCGCCTCGAGCCAGACGTCGATTCAGGACGCCGCACAGCGGATGATCAGCAACGACATCGAGCAGATTCCGATGGTCACGGGCGAGGACCTGGTCGGCATCGTCTGTGACGTCGACCTCCTGGAGGCGCTCTATGAGTGA
- a CDS encoding DUF7556 family protein has product MVPNPHTMSADDTVVGSIDGTDSSAEYVIADISADGAWLSMEADDAPTLVAMR; this is encoded by the coding sequence ATGGTGCCAAACCCCCACACCATGTCCGCTGACGACACGGTCGTCGGCTCGATCGACGGGACGGATTCGAGCGCCGAGTACGTCATTGCCGATATCTCAGCAGACGGAGCGTGGCTTTCGATGGAAGCCGACGACGCGCCGACGCTCGTAGCCATGCGGTAA
- a CDS encoding class I SAM-dependent methyltransferase has product MTDGSDEKRETAASFGAATAEYLASDVHRTGGDLERLAEWCRDAETALDVATGAGHTAGAVAAAAGVRSVVAADASPAMVETAVTEFDGVEGVVADAERLPFDAGSFDAVTCRIAAHHFPDPRAFVASVARVIRPGGTFAFEDNVAPEPTDLGEFIDRVERTRDPTHVESHPTERWCAWLREHGFAVETVEHRKKRLEFEPWVRAQSLDAERRERVERVLLNAPEDARSFFEIRVENGRVRSFANYKALICSTRSA; this is encoded by the coding sequence ATGACCGATGGATCGGACGAGAAGCGGGAAACGGCAGCCTCGTTCGGGGCCGCGACGGCGGAGTACCTCGCGAGCGACGTCCACCGGACCGGAGGAGATCTCGAGCGACTCGCCGAGTGGTGTCGGGACGCGGAGACGGCGCTCGACGTCGCGACGGGCGCCGGACACACGGCCGGTGCTGTCGCCGCCGCCGCCGGCGTTCGGTCCGTCGTCGCCGCCGACGCGTCGCCGGCGATGGTCGAAACCGCCGTCACCGAGTTCGACGGGGTCGAAGGCGTCGTCGCCGACGCGGAGCGCCTGCCGTTCGACGCGGGCTCCTTCGACGCCGTCACCTGTCGGATCGCGGCTCACCACTTCCCCGATCCGCGGGCGTTCGTCGCGTCGGTCGCCCGCGTGATCCGACCGGGCGGGACGTTCGCGTTCGAGGACAACGTCGCGCCCGAACCGACCGACCTCGGCGAGTTCATCGATCGCGTCGAACGGACGCGCGATCCGACGCACGTCGAATCGCACCCGACGGAGCGGTGGTGCGCGTGGCTCCGGGAGCACGGGTTCGCCGTCGAGACCGTCGAACACCGTAAAAAACGGCTCGAATTCGAGCCCTGGGTGCGGGCGCAGTCGCTCGATGCCGAACGCCGGGAGCGCGTCGAACGCGTGCTGTTGAACGCGCCCGAGGACGCGCGATCGTTCTTCGAGATTCGCGTCGAGAACGGTCGCGTTCGATCGTTCGCGAACTACAAGGCGTTGATCTGCTCCACGCGATCGGCGTGA